From the genome of Flavobacterium ovatum, one region includes:
- a CDS encoding AraC family transcriptional regulator, with the protein MRKLKQFDTLVLDQFEEDQFHLPAHSHNYYEIIYIVKGSGIHHLNANLLAYKSGDLFVISPDDEHYFDIKKRTGFVFIKFTDNYFNSNKKLSCDEFLLNTPENFMREKVLKENVLELDASCRLILKNTVENIMSYNGKTDISTSPIMFYQILSIFGLIKESISAMNLKMVGAGIDNDVIITYIHQNVYEPKLIQIKSIAVHFNISHTYFGTYFKRNFSITYRDYIHTLRIKLIEKRILSKQMSIKQIAHEFGFTDESHLSNYFKKKKNKRPSELI; encoded by the coding sequence ATGCGTAAATTAAAACAATTTGACACTTTAGTACTGGATCAGTTTGAAGAGGATCAGTTTCATCTCCCTGCTCATAGTCATAACTATTATGAAATCATCTATATTGTTAAAGGGAGCGGTATCCATCATTTGAATGCAAATTTACTGGCCTATAAGTCAGGTGATTTATTTGTAATATCACCTGATGATGAGCATTATTTTGATATTAAAAAAAGGACTGGTTTTGTTTTTATCAAATTTACTGACAACTATTTTAATTCTAATAAAAAGCTTTCTTGTGATGAGTTTCTACTGAATACACCTGAAAACTTTATGCGTGAAAAAGTTCTTAAAGAGAATGTTTTAGAGTTAGATGCCTCTTGTAGGTTGATATTGAAAAACACAGTTGAGAATATTATGTCCTATAACGGTAAAACAGATATTTCTACTTCACCAATTATGTTTTATCAAATTTTATCCATTTTTGGATTGATTAAAGAAAGTATATCTGCTATGAATCTCAAAATGGTAGGAGCTGGAATTGATAATGATGTAATTATAACCTATATCCATCAAAATGTATATGAGCCTAAGTTGATTCAAATCAAATCAATAGCTGTACATTTTAATATTTCTCATACTTATTTCGGAACCTATTTTAAGCGAAATTTCTCAATCACTTACAGGGATTATATTCATACTCTTCGAATCAAATTAATTGAAAAGCGAATTTTGAGTAAGCAAATGTCAATTAAGCAAATTGCACATGAGTTTGGTTTTACTGATGAAAGTCATCTTTCTAATTATTTCAAGAAAAAGAAAAATAAAAGACCTAGTGAATTAATTTAA
- a CDS encoding phosphatase PAP2 family protein produces the protein MLAIILLCLFSRAEGFIWLNQFHTGSLDSVFENITFLGDGWFIIISSLVILLFLKQHRNLAFIILISYISSGLFAQIIKNIITSPRPSVYFEMHHYLYYLDTFATSRIGFNSFPSGHTASFFALATVLSGYCEKRYVCVLLLALSALVGYSRIYLAHHFLIDVCAGAVIGIVFGALSIVWFDLVISNSRVKNKLLFFKYPGRTMSNSSSI, from the coding sequence TTGTTAGCAATTATCCTTTTGTGTCTGTTTTCAAGAGCGGAAGGTTTTATTTGGCTTAATCAATTTCATACGGGAAGTTTAGATTCTGTATTTGAAAATATTACATTTTTAGGTGACGGGTGGTTTATAATTATTAGTTCACTCGTTATTTTGTTATTTTTAAAACAACACCGTAACTTGGCTTTTATTATCTTAATTTCTTATATTAGTTCAGGTTTATTTGCTCAAATAATCAAGAATATAATTACTTCTCCTAGGCCAAGCGTTTATTTTGAGATGCATCATTATTTGTATTACTTAGACACTTTTGCGACTAGCCGAATAGGCTTTAATAGTTTTCCTTCGGGGCATACAGCTTCTTTTTTTGCGTTAGCGACTGTCTTGTCAGGATATTGTGAAAAAAGATATGTTTGTGTTTTGTTATTAGCACTGAGTGCGTTAGTTGGATATTCTAGAATTTATCTCGCGCATCATTTTTTAATTGATGTTTGCGCAGGTGCTGTGATTGGAATTGTATTTGGTGCATTATCTATTGTTTGGTTTGATCTTGTAATTTCTAATTCAAGAGTAAAAAACAAACTTCTTTTTTTTAAGTATCCGGGTAGGACTATGTCTAATTCTTCATCGATCTAA
- a CDS encoding GtrA family protein gives MDFFKFLKFGFVGFSGLIIDFFVTWFCKEKLSLNKYLANGFGFLFGVTNNYFLNKYFTFEDTDPHIGAQFISFLIIAIVGFSINTTVLYSLQKKTSIDFYTCKILVTVLVFFWNFGANSFYTFKI, from the coding sequence ATGGATTTTTTTAAATTTTTAAAATTTGGATTTGTTGGGTTTTCCGGGTTGATTATTGATTTTTTTGTGACCTGGTTTTGTAAAGAAAAATTAAGTCTTAATAAATATTTAGCTAATGGATTCGGGTTTTTATTTGGGGTGACTAATAATTATTTTTTAAATAAGTACTTTACATTTGAAGATACAGATCCGCATATTGGAGCACAATTTATTAGTTTTTTAATTATTGCTATCGTAGGTTTTAGTATTAATACAACCGTTTTGTATTCGTTGCAAAAAAAGACTTCTATTGATTTTTATACTTGTAAAATCTTAGTTACTGTATTGGTTTTCTTTTGGAATTTCGGAGCTAATTCTTTTTATACTTTTAAAATATAG
- a CDS encoding glycosyltransferase family 39 protein produces MVLKNNISTIILFATLIRCIVALSVSLGNDEIYYLTYARHLQWNYFDHPPLVALLIRVTTFNLTYTSDFFIRLGPIILSAVNTFLMYLIGNKIKNQQAGLVAALLYSSSIYSSIIAGLFIMPDAPQLFFWILSLYFLTVVVKEGSSSKIVNQSLLWFGATAGLCVMSKVHGVFLWLGFGLYIIVYDRKLFSKPFLYLSALLTLIIISPILLWNIENDFITYTFHSNRIVINQGVNFNSFMRECLGGFLYNNPMNYGLIFLGLFAFFKNKVSLSLNYTRLFLLMSLPLIILLLGLSFFRDTLPHWSGPGYTALILLVACFLVDIKTNSRLVNLVWIANILIVLVCFFGLLFVNFYPGTLGSNKEINLGQGDVTLDLYDWNYFKKEVKRVCYWDNKSGKTSTNFIVNNKWFPAAHIDNYIVQPLGMNFVAIGELNDIHTYFWINQQRKVLKPGDDAYFITISNSFKDPNLIYGKLFAEIHSPVVICQFRSGKPVRNMLVYLMKDFNPEALK; encoded by the coding sequence ATGGTTTTAAAAAATAATATTTCAACTATTATTTTGTTTGCTACATTGATTCGTTGTATTGTAGCATTGTCAGTTAGTTTAGGTAATGATGAGATTTATTATTTAACTTATGCTAGGCATTTACAATGGAATTACTTTGATCATCCTCCTTTGGTAGCATTATTAATTCGAGTAACAACTTTCAATTTAACCTACACATCGGACTTTTTTATCCGTTTGGGACCCATTATTTTATCGGCGGTCAATACTTTTTTAATGTATCTTATTGGTAATAAAATAAAGAACCAGCAAGCAGGTCTTGTTGCGGCATTGCTTTATAGTTCGTCAATTTATTCAAGTATTATTGCGGGTTTGTTTATCATGCCTGACGCTCCACAATTATTTTTCTGGATTTTAAGTCTTTATTTTTTAACAGTTGTAGTGAAGGAAGGTAGTTCAAGTAAAATTGTTAATCAAAGTTTGTTGTGGTTTGGAGCCACGGCTGGCTTGTGTGTGATGAGTAAAGTTCATGGTGTCTTTCTGTGGCTTGGATTTGGACTCTATATCATCGTTTATGATAGGAAATTGTTTTCTAAACCTTTTTTATATTTATCAGCATTATTAACGTTGATAATCATTTCGCCGATACTATTGTGGAATATTGAAAATGATTTTATTACTTATACTTTTCATAGTAATCGAATCGTTATTAATCAAGGTGTAAACTTTAATAGCTTTATGCGTGAATGTTTGGGTGGTTTTTTGTATAATAATCCAATGAATTATGGCTTAATTTTTTTGGGTTTATTTGCTTTTTTTAAAAATAAAGTCAGTCTTAGTTTGAATTATACTAGACTATTTTTATTGATGAGTTTACCTTTAATTATTCTGTTACTTGGTCTTTCTTTTTTTAGGGATACATTGCCTCATTGGTCGGGTCCGGGATATACAGCGTTGATTTTACTGGTGGCGTGCTTTTTAGTTGATATAAAAACAAATAGTAGGCTTGTGAATTTAGTTTGGATTGCAAATATTTTAATAGTATTAGTTTGTTTTTTTGGGCTTCTATTTGTTAATTTTTATCCTGGTACACTCGGTAGTAATAAAGAAATAAATTTGGGTCAAGGGGATGTTACTTTAGATCTGTATGATTGGAATTATTTTAAAAAAGAAGTTAAGAGGGTATGTTATTGGGACAATAAGTCTGGTAAAACGAGTACTAATTTTATTGTTAACAATAAATGGTTTCCAGCTGCTCATATTGATAATTATATAGTACAACCACTAGGGATGAATTTTGTAGCGATAGGGGAGCTTAATGATATTCATACTTATTTTTGGATTAACCAACAAAGGAAGGTGTTAAAGCCAGGGGATGATGCTTATTTTATTACTATTTCAAATTCCTTTAAAGATCCTAATTTAATCTATGGAAAGTTATTTGCAGAAATTCATTCACCCGTTGTTATTTGTCAATTTAGATCAGGGAAACCTGTTAGAAATATGTTGGTTTACTTGATGAAGGATTTTAATCCTGAAGCCTTGAAATAA
- a CDS encoding SPOR domain-containing protein, whose protein sequence is MKISTIPNNLILSTFLCLTATITKAQQQNINIQQDNKFEQLLNEKRKINSSITVNQRYKLQVFSGSSDGAKKTLLDCKQDFKELEGTIVFNTPNFKVWIGNFRTRIEAERYMIEIKKKYPNSLLIKPQK, encoded by the coding sequence ATGAAAATTTCAACAATCCCTAATAACTTAATATTAAGTACTTTTCTTTGCCTGACAGCTACAATTACCAAAGCCCAACAACAAAATATTAATATACAGCAAGACAACAAGTTTGAACAATTATTAAACGAAAAAAGAAAAATAAACAGCTCAATCACTGTAAATCAACGCTATAAACTTCAAGTGTTTAGCGGTAGTAGTGATGGTGCAAAAAAAACACTTCTGGATTGCAAACAGGACTTTAAAGAGCTTGAAGGTACAATCGTATTCAATACTCCAAATTTCAAAGTATGGATTGGAAATTTTAGAACAAGAATTGAAGCTGAACGATATATGATCGAAATAAAAAAAAAATACCCAAATTCATTACTTATCAAACCTCAAAAATAG
- a CDS encoding cytochrome c3 family protein: MKKVGNHNSISRKLFFSFALSLAFSLTSFAQDAAPAAANEAPAASQGGDPVKGKELFNSNCAACHKMDAKSTGPALRGIADKHDMAWIYKWVHNSSEMIKSGDAAAVKLFDENNKSVMTAFPQLSEGDIDNIIAYTSEEKAEIPAAAMASGGAATQGDGISNSVILGALALVMAMLVVMLFLVNKVLTKVASANGIEVVVKEKSTPIWKAFVKNQFLVLVTAIFLLLASGYFVYGFLMQVGVDQNYEPIQPIHYSHKIHAGDNEINCKYCHSSARVSKTAGIPSLNVCMNCHKNISEVAETTATPEYSKAFYDEQIQKLYTAVGWDKATQSYTGKSQPVKWVRIHNLPDFVYFNHSQHVTVAGIECQTCHGPVETYEIQKQFAPLTMGWCINCHRKTDVKMEGNEYYTKIHEELSKKYGVDKLTAAQMGGLECGKCHY, from the coding sequence ATGAAAAAGGTGGGTAACCATAATTCGATCTCAAGGAAATTATTTTTTAGCTTTGCTTTGTCGCTGGCTTTTTCCTTAACTTCCTTTGCTCAAGATGCTGCTCCTGCAGCTGCAAATGAAGCTCCTGCGGCCTCGCAAGGTGGCGATCCTGTAAAAGGGAAAGAACTTTTTAATTCAAACTGTGCAGCATGTCATAAAATGGATGCTAAATCAACTGGTCCTGCCCTTAGAGGTATTGCGGACAAGCATGACATGGCTTGGATATACAAGTGGGTGCATAATAGTTCTGAAATGATCAAGTCAGGTGATGCAGCGGCTGTGAAATTATTTGATGAAAATAATAAATCAGTGATGACTGCTTTTCCTCAATTGTCAGAAGGCGATATTGATAATATTATTGCATATACCTCTGAAGAGAAAGCTGAAATTCCTGCTGCAGCAATGGCTTCAGGCGGAGCAGCTACTCAAGGAGATGGTATTTCTAACAGTGTAATTTTAGGAGCTCTTGCTCTTGTAATGGCAATGTTAGTTGTAATGTTATTCTTGGTGAACAAAGTGTTGACTAAAGTGGCTAGTGCAAATGGTATCGAGGTTGTAGTGAAAGAAAAATCAACTCCAATATGGAAAGCGTTTGTTAAAAATCAATTCTTGGTTTTGGTAACTGCGATATTCTTATTGTTGGCAAGTGGTTACTTCGTATATGGTTTCTTAATGCAAGTAGGCGTAGATCAAAACTACGAGCCGATTCAGCCGATTCATTACTCTCACAAAATTCACGCTGGTGATAATGAGATTAACTGTAAATATTGTCACTCTTCTGCTAGAGTTAGTAAAACTGCAGGTATTCCTTCTTTGAATGTTTGTATGAACTGTCATAAGAATATTTCTGAAGTTGCTGAAACTACAGCGACTCCTGAATACAGTAAAGCATTCTACGATGAGCAAATCCAAAAATTATATACTGCGGTTGGTTGGGATAAAGCTACTCAGTCTTATACAGGGAAATCACAACCAGTAAAATGGGTTCGCATTCATAATTTACCTGACTTTGTTTACTTTAATCACTCGCAACACGTTACTGTTGCAGGTATTGAATGTCAAACTTGTCACGGTCCAGTTGAGACTTATGAAATTCAGAAGCAATTTGCTCCTTTGACTATGGGTTGGTGTATTAACTGTCACAGAAAGACCGATGTTAAAATGGAAGGGAATGAGTATTATACTAAAATTCATGAAGAGCTTTCTAAAAAGTACGGAGTTGATAAATTGACTGCTGCCCAAATGGGAGGTTTAGAATGTGGTAAATGCCATTACTAG
- a CDS encoding TAT-variant-translocated molybdopterin oxidoreductase, whose product MSSNKKYWKSVEELDGNSSIVEALKNNEFVEAIPTDEFLGNNEALSSSSTSRRDFLKYVGFSTAAATLVACEGPVHKSIPYVLQPEQIIPGVADYYATSMFDGFDFANLLVKTREGRPIKIENNTISGAKFAANARVHASVLSLYDNMRLKESKIEGKTATWAAVEAKINSSLVDAKAKGGQVVVLTNTLASPSTEKLIAEFISKNPNAKHVVYDAVSSSEALDAFETVYGDRALVDYDFSKASLIVSVGADFLGDWQGGGYDSGYAQGRIPKNGKMSRHFQLEANMTLSGAAADKRLAMSTAVQKQALVHIYNVVTGASAAVNLEVSVKDEVTKAAKQLKMAGAQGVLVSGIQDKNAQLLVIAINNALASEAFSTAGSRQIRKGSNEKVAQLINDMKAGNVHTLLMSGVNPIYTLADSASFAEGLKKVKTSVAFSLKEDETALVSTVAAAVPHYLESWGDLSLTKGAYSITQPTIRPLFDTKQFQEVLMSLNGVNGTYYDYVKGTAAGVTAGATWNKVLHDGIFVSGSQSLSGGGADYNGAALALSKSKAAEGFELVLYTKTGLGDGQQAANPWLQELPDPITRVSWDNYVTVSNADAKTLELSNEIVANGGLNGSYATITTADGIKLENVPVIVQPGQAVGTLGLALGYGRKAALKEEMQVGLNAYALYKGFNDVQSVSFEKAAGEHEFACVQGQKTLMGRGDIIKETTLEIFNSKDAKEWNPVPMVSLDHKEVEATTVDLWDSFDRSIGHHFNLSIDLNACTGCGACVIACHAENNVPVVGKSEIRRSRDMHWLRIDRYYSSESTFEGDNERKENISGLSSSLSTFSEMEKAGDNPQVAFQPVMCQHCNHAPCETVCPVAATSHSRQGQNHMAYNRCVGTRYCANNCPYKVRRFNWFLYNGNKEFDYHMNDDLGRMVLNPDVNVRSRGVMEKCSMCIQMTQATILKAKREGRAIVDGEFQTACSSACTSGAMVFGDVNDKESHVAKLVEDDRMYHLLEHVGTKPNVIYHVKVRNT is encoded by the coding sequence ATGTCATCAAACAAAAAATACTGGAAAAGTGTTGAAGAACTAGACGGAAATAGTTCTATTGTTGAGGCGCTTAAAAATAACGAATTTGTTGAGGCAATTCCTACGGATGAATTCTTAGGGAATAATGAAGCTTTGTCTTCGTCTTCTACATCACGTCGTGATTTTTTAAAGTACGTTGGATTTAGTACTGCTGCAGCTACGCTTGTTGCTTGCGAAGGTCCTGTACACAAGTCGATACCTTATGTATTACAACCAGAACAAATCATTCCTGGTGTAGCTGATTATTATGCTACTTCTATGTTTGATGGTTTTGATTTTGCAAATCTTCTTGTTAAAACACGTGAAGGGCGTCCTATTAAGATAGAAAATAACACCATTTCTGGAGCTAAATTTGCTGCAAATGCAAGAGTTCATGCGTCAGTATTATCATTATATGATAATATGCGTTTGAAAGAGTCAAAGATTGAGGGTAAAACTGCAACTTGGGCTGCTGTTGAGGCGAAAATTAATTCAAGTCTTGTTGATGCAAAAGCTAAAGGTGGTCAAGTAGTAGTATTAACTAATACTTTGGCAAGTCCTTCAACTGAAAAATTAATCGCTGAATTTATTTCAAAAAACCCTAATGCTAAGCATGTGGTTTATGATGCTGTATCTTCTTCAGAAGCTTTAGATGCTTTTGAAACAGTTTATGGTGATAGAGCTTTGGTTGATTATGATTTTTCAAAAGCTAGTTTAATTGTTTCTGTTGGTGCTGACTTTTTAGGTGACTGGCAAGGTGGTGGATATGATTCAGGTTATGCGCAAGGAAGAATTCCTAAAAACGGAAAAATGTCACGTCACTTCCAATTGGAAGCGAACATGACTTTGTCTGGTGCGGCAGCTGATAAACGTTTAGCAATGTCTACTGCGGTTCAAAAACAAGCATTAGTTCATATATATAATGTCGTAACAGGAGCTTCGGCTGCTGTTAATTTAGAAGTTTCAGTTAAAGATGAAGTAACTAAAGCTGCTAAGCAATTGAAAATGGCTGGAGCTCAAGGAGTCTTGGTTTCAGGTATTCAAGATAAAAATGCGCAATTATTAGTTATAGCGATTAATAATGCTTTGGCTAGTGAAGCTTTTAGTACTGCTGGTTCAAGACAAATAAGAAAAGGATCTAACGAAAAAGTAGCTCAGTTAATTAATGATATGAAAGCGGGTAACGTTCATACTTTGTTAATGAGTGGTGTTAATCCAATATATACATTAGCAGATTCAGCTTCTTTTGCTGAAGGGCTTAAAAAAGTAAAAACTTCTGTTGCTTTTTCTTTGAAAGAAGATGAAACGGCTTTGGTAAGTACAGTTGCGGCTGCGGTTCCTCATTATTTAGAATCTTGGGGAGATTTAAGTTTAACAAAAGGTGCTTATAGTATAACACAACCAACTATTCGTCCATTATTTGATACAAAACAATTTCAAGAAGTTTTGATGTCATTAAATGGTGTAAATGGAACGTATTACGATTATGTAAAAGGAACTGCTGCGGGTGTTACTGCAGGAGCAACTTGGAATAAGGTATTACATGATGGTATATTTGTAAGTGGTTCGCAATCTTTATCTGGAGGTGGTGCAGATTATAACGGAGCTGCTTTGGCTTTGTCAAAATCAAAAGCTGCTGAAGGTTTTGAATTGGTTTTATATACAAAAACTGGTTTAGGAGATGGTCAACAAGCTGCTAATCCATGGTTGCAGGAATTACCAGATCCAATTACAAGAGTGTCTTGGGATAACTATGTAACTGTTTCTAATGCTGATGCAAAAACACTAGAATTATCTAATGAGATTGTTGCTAATGGTGGGCTTAATGGAAGTTACGCTACTATTACTACGGCAGATGGTATTAAGTTAGAAAATGTTCCAGTGATTGTTCAACCAGGGCAAGCTGTTGGTACTTTAGGTTTGGCATTAGGTTATGGTCGTAAAGCGGCTTTAAAAGAAGAAATGCAAGTAGGTTTAAATGCTTACGCTTTATATAAAGGTTTTAATGATGTACAATCTGTTAGTTTTGAAAAAGCTGCTGGAGAACATGAGTTTGCTTGTGTTCAAGGTCAAAAAACTTTAATGGGTAGAGGAGATATTATCAAAGAAACTACTTTGGAAATCTTCAATAGTAAAGATGCTAAAGAATGGAATCCTGTTCCTATGGTTTCTTTAGATCATAAAGAAGTTGAAGCAACTACTGTTGATTTATGGGATTCATTTGATCGTTCAATTGGACATCATTTTAACTTGTCAATTGATTTGAATGCTTGTACTGGGTGTGGTGCTTGTGTGATTGCATGTCACGCTGAGAATAACGTCCCTGTAGTAGGGAAATCTGAGATAAGAAGAAGTAGAGATATGCATTGGTTACGTATCGATAGATATTATTCTTCTGAGTCAACTTTTGAAGGTGATAACGAAAGAAAAGAAAATATTTCTGGTTTATCTAGTTCATTATCTACTTTCAGTGAAATGGAAAAAGCAGGAGATAATCCTCAAGTAGCTTTTCAACCTGTAATGTGTCAACATTGTAATCATGCTCCTTGTGAGACTGTTTGTCCTGTTGCTGCAACATCGCACAGTCGTCAAGGTCAAAATCATATGGCTTATAATAGATGTGTTGGTACTCGTTACTGTGCTAACAACTGTCCTTATAAAGTGCGTCGTTTTAACTGGTTCTTATATAATGGGAATAAAGAATTTGATTATCATATGAATGATGATTTAGGTCGTATGGTGTTAAATCCAGATGTAAATGTTCGTTCTCGTGGAGTTATGGAAAAATGTTCTATGTGTATTCAAATGACACAAGCAACCATTTTGAAGGCAAAAAGAGAAGGTAGAGCTATTGTTGATGGTGAATTCCAAACTGCTTGTTCAAGTGCTTGTACAAGTGGAGCAATGGTTTTTGGAGATGTTAATGATAAAGAAAGTCATGTTGCTAAATTAGTAGAAGACGATAGAATGTATCATTTATTAGAGCATGTCGGGACAAAACCAAATGTGATTTATCATGTTAAAGTTAGAAATACCTAG
- the nrfD gene encoding NrfD/PsrC family molybdoenzyme membrane anchor subunit, which yields MSSHYESTIRKPLVIGDRSYHDVTVDVAAPVEGEANKHWWIVFTIALTAFLWGLGCIIYTVSTGIGTWGLNKTVGWAWDITNFVWWVGIGHAGTLISAVLLLFRQRWRMAINRSAEAMTIFSVIQAGLFPIIHMGRPWLAYWVLPIPNQFGSLWVNFNSPLLWDVFAISTYLSVSLVFWWTGLLPDFAMLRDRAITPFNKRVYSILSFGWSGRAKDWQRFEEVSLVLAGLATPLVLSVHTIVSMDFATSVIPGWHTTIFPPYFVAGAVFSGFAMVNTLLIIMRKVSNLEAYITLQHIELMNIVIMITGSIVGVAYITELFIAWYSGVEYEQYAFLNRATGPYWWAYWSMMTCNVFSPQFMWFKKLRTSIMFSFIISIVVNIGMWFERFVIIVTSLHRDYLPSSWTMFSPTFVDIGIFIGTIGFFFVLFLLYARTFPVIAQAEVKTILKGTGDNYIRERAKKDSHHE from the coding sequence ATGTCGTCTCACTACGAATCAACCATTAGAAAACCCTTAGTTATAGGTGATAGAAGCTATCACGATGTAACAGTTGATGTAGCTGCTCCTGTTGAGGGAGAAGCTAATAAACATTGGTGGATTGTATTTACAATCGCATTAACAGCTTTCCTTTGGGGATTAGGTTGTATTATTTACACCGTATCTACAGGTATCGGAACATGGGGTTTGAATAAAACCGTTGGATGGGCTTGGGATATTACTAACTTCGTTTGGTGGGTTGGTATTGGTCATGCAGGAACATTGATTTCGGCAGTATTATTACTATTCCGTCAAAGATGGAGAATGGCCATTAACCGTTCAGCGGAGGCCATGACTATTTTCTCAGTTATTCAAGCAGGTTTATTCCCAATTATCCACATGGGTCGTCCATGGTTAGCATACTGGGTATTGCCGATTCCAAATCAATTTGGTTCATTATGGGTTAACTTTAACTCTCCATTACTTTGGGATGTATTTGCAATTTCTACTTATTTGTCAGTATCATTAGTTTTCTGGTGGACTGGTTTGTTACCTGATTTTGCTATGTTGAGAGATAGAGCTATTACTCCTTTTAATAAGAGAGTTTATTCGATCTTAAGCTTTGGATGGAGCGGTAGAGCTAAAGATTGGCAACGTTTTGAAGAGGTATCTTTGGTACTTGCTGGTTTAGCGACTCCACTTGTACTTTCTGTACATACTATTGTATCGATGGATTTTGCTACTTCAGTAATTCCAGGATGGCATACAACGATTTTTCCTCCGTATTTTGTTGCAGGGGCAGTTTTCTCTGGATTTGCAATGGTGAATACTTTACTTATCATTATGAGGAAAGTTTCAAACCTTGAAGCTTACATTACATTACAACATATCGAGTTGATGAATATTGTTATCATGATAACTGGTTCTATTGTAGGTGTTGCTTATATTACTGAGTTGTTTATTGCTTGGTATTCTGGAGTAGAGTATGAGCAGTATGCTTTCTTGAATAGAGCAACAGGGCCTTACTGGTGGGCTTACTGGTCTATGATGACTTGTAATGTTTTTTCTCCTCAGTTCATGTGGTTTAAAAAATTAAGAACAAGTATTATGTTTTCATTCATCATTTCTATTGTTGTAAACATTGGGATGTGGTTTGAGCGTTTTGTAATTATCGTTACTTCATTGCATAGAGATTATTTACCATCTTCATGGACTATGTTTTCTCCAACATTTGTAGATATCGGAATTTTTATAGGAACAATTGGTTTCTTCTTCGTATTGTTTTTATTGTATGCCAGAACTTTCCCTGTGATCGCTCAAGCAGAGGTCAAAACAATTTTGAAAGGAACAGGAGATAATTATATTAGAGAAAGAGCAAAAAAAGATTCACACCATGAGTAA
- a CDS encoding DUF3341 domain-containing protein codes for MSNKVIYAIYNDDDILMDAVKKTRAAHHHIEEVFTPFPVHGLDKAMGLAPTRLAICSFIYGCIGISFATWMMNFVMIQDWPQDIGGKPSFSYIQNMPAFVPIMFEMTVFFAAHLMVITFYMRSRLWPFKEAENPDVRTTDDHFLMEVAINNNEEELISFFQGTGAVEVKVIEKH; via the coding sequence ATGAGTAATAAAGTAATATACGCCATTTACAATGACGATGATATATTGATGGATGCGGTTAAGAAAACTAGAGCAGCTCATCATCATATTGAAGAAGTTTTTACTCCATTTCCGGTTCACGGATTGGATAAAGCTATGGGACTAGCACCTACAAGACTAGCTATTTGTTCATTCATATACGGTTGTATAGGTATCTCATTTGCCACTTGGATGATGAATTTTGTAATGATTCAAGATTGGCCTCAAGATATTGGAGGTAAACCAAGTTTCAGTTACATTCAGAATATGCCGGCTTTTGTGCCTATTATGTTTGAAATGACTGTGTTTTTTGCAGCCCACCTTATGGTTATTACTTTTTATATGAGAAGTAGATTATGGCCATTTAAAGAAGCTGAAAATCCGGATGTAAGAACTACAGATGATCACTTTTTAATGGAAGTGGCTATTAACAATAATGAAGAAGAATTAATTTCTTTTTTCCAAGGGACAGGAGCTGTAGAAGTTAAAGTAATTGAAAAGCATTAA
- a CDS encoding cytochrome c, which translates to MKRVYKTALLLGITILVASCHNNKAPNYQYFPNMYESAGYETYSESAAFKNGKEGQLPPDGTIKRGFEPYEYENSTAGYELAKANLKSPLDSLDRNSGKGKELFDIYCISCHGAAGNGKGKLVEREKFLGVPSYKDRVITEGSIFHVETYGLNSMGSHANQLSAHERWLVADYVLKLKSQL; encoded by the coding sequence ATGAAAAGGGTATATAAAACAGCACTTTTATTAGGCATCACTATTTTAGTGGCATCATGTCATAATAATAAAGCACCGAATTATCAATACTTTCCTAATATGTACGAATCAGCAGGATATGAAACTTATTCTGAATCTGCTGCTTTTAAAAATGGAAAAGAAGGTCAACTTCCTCCAGATGGTACTATTAAAAGAGGTTTTGAACCGTATGAATATGAAAATTCAACTGCAGGTTATGAGTTAGCGAAGGCTAATTTAAAATCTCCTTTGGATTCATTAGATCGTAATTCTGGTAAAGGAAAAGAGCTTTTCGATATTTATTGTATTAGTTGTCATGGTGCAGCTGGAAACGGTAAAGGGAAGTTGGTTGAAAGAGAAAAATTTCTTGGTGTGCCTAGTTATAAAGATAGGGTGATAACTGAAGGAAGTATTTTTCATGTTGAGACTTATGGGTTAAATTCTATGGGGTCTCATGCAAATCAATTAAGTGCTCACGAACGTTGGTTAGTTGCTGACTATGTTCTAAAACTTAAAAGCCAATTATAA